A section of the Phacochoerus africanus isolate WHEZ1 chromosome 4, ROS_Pafr_v1, whole genome shotgun sequence genome encodes:
- the TH gene encoding tyrosine 3-monooxygenase isoform X1: MPTPSAAPPQAKGFRRAVSELDAKQAEAIMSPRFVGRRQSLIQDARKEREKAEAAAAASEPGEALEVGALAERDGKALLNLLFTLRATKPPSLSRALKAFETFEAQIHHLETRPAQKPRAGGPHLEYFVRCEVPSAALPGLLSSVRRVAEDVRGAGENKVLWFPRKVSELDKCHHLVTKFDPELDLDHPGFSDQVYRQRRKLIAQIAFQYRQGDPIPRVEYTAEEIATWKEVYTTLRGLYATHACREHLEAFELLERFCGYREDSIPQLEDVSRFLKERTGFQLRPVAGLLSARDFLASLAFRVFQCTQYIRHASSPMHSPEPDCCHELLGHVPMLADRTFAQFSQDIGLASLGVSDEEIEKLSTLYWFTVEFGLCKQNGEVKAYGAGLLSSYGELLHSLSEEPEIRAFDPDAAAVQPYQDQTYQPVYFVSESFSDAKNKLRSYASRIQRPFSVKFDPYTLAVDVLDSPHAIRRSLEGVQDELHALAHALSAIG; the protein is encoded by the exons ATGCCCACCCCCAGCGCTGCCCCGCCGCAGGCCAAGGGCTTCCGCAGGGCCGTCTCCGAGCTGGACGCCAAGCAGGCCGAGGCCATCATG TCCCCGCGCTTTGTCGGGAGGCGGCAGAGCCTCATCCAAGACGCCCGCAAGGAACGGGAGAAGGCGGAGGCCGCGGCTGCAGCGTCCGAGCCCGGGGAGGCCCTGGAGGTGGGGGCCCTTGCCGAGCGGGACGGGAAGGCCCTGCTGAACCTGCTCTTCACCCTGAGGGCCACCAAGCCCCCCTCGCTGTCCCGGGCCCTGAAGGCATTCGAG ACATTTGAGGCCCAAATCCACCACCTGGAGACCCGGCCGGCCCAGAAGCCGCGGGCGGGGGGCCCGCACCTGGAGTACTTTGTGCGCTGCGAGGTGCCCAGCGCCGCCCTGCCCGGCCTGCTCAGCTCCGTGCGCCGGGTGGCCGAAGATGTGCGTGGCGCCGGGGAGAACAAGG TCCTCTGGTTCCCAAGGAAAGTTTCTGAGCTGGACAAGTGCCACCACCTGGTCACCAAGTTCGATCCTGAGCTGGACCTGGACCATCCG GGCTTCTCGGACCAGGTGTACCGCCAGCGCAGGAAGCTGATTGCCCAGATCGCCTTCCAGTACAGGCA AGGTGACCCTATTCCCCGCGTGGAGTACACAGCCGAGGAGATTGCCACCTG GAAGGAGGTTTATACCACCCTGAGAGGCCTCTACGCCACCCACGCCTGCCGGGAGCACCTGGAGGCTTTCGAGCTGCTGGAGCGATTCTGCGGGTACCGGGAGGACAGCATCCCCCAGCTGGAGGATGTCTCCCGCTTCCTGAAGG AGCGGACTGGCTTCCAGCTGCGGCCCGTGGCCGGCCTGCTGTCCGCCCGGGACTTCCTGGCCAGCCTGGCCTTCCGCGTGTTCCAGTGCACCCAGTACATCCGCCACGCCTCCTCGCCCATGCACTCCCCCGAGCC GGACTGCTGTCATGAGCTGCTGGGGCATGTGCCCATGCTGGCCGACCGGACCTTCGCCCAGTTCTCGCAG GACATTGGCCTCGCATCCCTGGGGGTCTCGGACGAGGAAATTGAGAAGCTGTCCACG CTGTACTGGTTCACGGTGGAGTTTGGGCTCTGCAAACAGAACGGCGAGGTGAAGGCCTACGGGGCTGGGCTGCTGTCCTCCTATGGGGAGCTCCTG CACTCCCTGTCCGAGGAGCCCGAGATCCGGGCCTTCGACCCCGACGCGGCGGCCGTGCAGCCCTACCAGGACCAGACCTACCAGCCCGTCTACTTCGTGTCTGAGAGTTTCAGTGACGCCAAGAACAAGCTCag GAGCTACGCCTCCCGCATCCAGCGCCCCTTCTCGGTGAAGTTCGACCCGTACACGCTGGCCGTCGACGTGCTGGACAGCCCCCACGCCATCCGGCGCTCCCTGGAGGGCGTCCAGGACGAGCTGCATGCCCTCGCCCACGCGCTGAGCGCCATCGGCTAG
- the LOC125123897 gene encoding translation initiation factor IF-2-like: protein LPSGDHAQAPAPRPPPETPAARVPPRGRGRRRRKPVIRWPPRSAINHFARAPRAPPGILRPAAGGAALRRPSGVRLSRVSLLPNALPAPLGGRRGVFPTVVTFAKSKRKPRAFQGARPGRRAGLQQAPALRSRVPGSRRRPVPTPAGRRRVGLGAGPGHARRRGAHRKAGGRRLRPQARWEPRRRASALQRAVDALKAPTLEKLLLVLGHAPGPWRALLPG, encoded by the exons TTACCAAGTGGAGACCACGCACAAGcccccgcgccccgcccgccCCCAGAAACCCCGGCCGCCCGAGTCCCTCCGAGGGGAAGGGGCCGCCGCCGGCGGAAGCCGGTGATCCGCTGGCCCCCTCGCTCCGCCATCAATCACTTCGCCCGCGCTCCGCGCGCGCCTCCCGGGATCCTCCGCCCGGCGGCTGGAGGCGCCGCGCTGCGCCGCCCCAGCGGGGTGCGCCTCTCCCGCGTGTCCCTCCTGCCGAACGCCCTGCCTGCCCCGCTTGGGGGCCGCCGAGGCGTTTTCCCCACGGTTGTGACCTTTGCAAAGAGCAAACGAAAGCCGCGCGCGTTTCAGGGCGCGCGGCCCGGCCGAAGGGCTGGCCTGCAGCAGGCTCCCGCGCTCCGCTCCCGTGTCCCCGGCAGTCGCCGGAGGCCAGTGCCAACCCCAGCGGGACGGCGGCGAGTGGGTTTGGGAGCCGGGCCGGGACACGCGAGGCGACGGGGAGCTCACCGCAAGGCTGGAGGCCGGAGGCTGCGTCCCCAAGCGCGCTGGGAGCCGAGACGGAGAGCGAGCGCTCTGCAGCGGGCGGTGGACGCGCTGAAG GCACCAACCCTGGAGAAGCTTCTGCTGGTGCTTGGACATGCGCCTGGACCTTGGAG GGCCCTGCTGCCTGGGTGA
- the INS gene encoding insulin yields MALWTRLLPLLALLALWAPAPAQAFVNQHLCGSHLVEALYLVCGERGFFYTPKARREAEDPQAGAVELGGGLGGLQALALEGPPQKRGIVEQCCTSICSLYQLENYCN; encoded by the exons ATGGCCCTGTGGACGCGCCTCCTGCCCCTGCTGGCCCTGCTGGCCCTCTGGGCGCCCGCCCCGGCCCAGGCCTTCGTGAACCAGCACCTGTGCGGCTCCCACCTGGTGGAGGCGCTGTACCTGGTGTGCGGGGAGCGCGGCTTCTTCTACACGCCCAAGGCCCGTCGGGAGGCGGAGGACCCACAGG CGGGTGCCGTGGAGCTGGGCGGAGGCCTGGGCGGCCTGCAGGCCCTGGCGCTGGAGGGGCCCCCGCAGAAGCGTGGCATCGTGGAGCAGTGCTGCACCAGCATCTGTTCCCTCTACCAGCTGGAGAACTACTGCAACTAG
- the TH gene encoding tyrosine 3-monooxygenase isoform X2, with the protein MPTPSAAPPQAKGFRRAVSELDAKQAEAIMSPRFVGRRQSLIQDARKEREKAEAAAAASEPGEALEVGALAERDGKALLNLLFTLRATKPPSLSRALKAFETFEAQIHHLETRPAQKPRAGGPHLEYFVRCEVPSAALPGLLSSVRRVAEDVRGAGENKVLWFPRKVSELDKCHHLVTKFDPELDLDHPGFSDQVYRQRRKLIAQIAFQYRQGDPIPRVEYTAEEIATWDCCHELLGHVPMLADRTFAQFSQDIGLASLGVSDEEIEKLSTLYWFTVEFGLCKQNGEVKAYGAGLLSSYGELLHSLSEEPEIRAFDPDAAAVQPYQDQTYQPVYFVSESFSDAKNKLRSYASRIQRPFSVKFDPYTLAVDVLDSPHAIRRSLEGVQDELHALAHALSAIG; encoded by the exons ATGCCCACCCCCAGCGCTGCCCCGCCGCAGGCCAAGGGCTTCCGCAGGGCCGTCTCCGAGCTGGACGCCAAGCAGGCCGAGGCCATCATG TCCCCGCGCTTTGTCGGGAGGCGGCAGAGCCTCATCCAAGACGCCCGCAAGGAACGGGAGAAGGCGGAGGCCGCGGCTGCAGCGTCCGAGCCCGGGGAGGCCCTGGAGGTGGGGGCCCTTGCCGAGCGGGACGGGAAGGCCCTGCTGAACCTGCTCTTCACCCTGAGGGCCACCAAGCCCCCCTCGCTGTCCCGGGCCCTGAAGGCATTCGAG ACATTTGAGGCCCAAATCCACCACCTGGAGACCCGGCCGGCCCAGAAGCCGCGGGCGGGGGGCCCGCACCTGGAGTACTTTGTGCGCTGCGAGGTGCCCAGCGCCGCCCTGCCCGGCCTGCTCAGCTCCGTGCGCCGGGTGGCCGAAGATGTGCGTGGCGCCGGGGAGAACAAGG TCCTCTGGTTCCCAAGGAAAGTTTCTGAGCTGGACAAGTGCCACCACCTGGTCACCAAGTTCGATCCTGAGCTGGACCTGGACCATCCG GGCTTCTCGGACCAGGTGTACCGCCAGCGCAGGAAGCTGATTGCCCAGATCGCCTTCCAGTACAGGCA AGGTGACCCTATTCCCCGCGTGGAGTACACAGCCGAGGAGATTGCCACCTG GGACTGCTGTCATGAGCTGCTGGGGCATGTGCCCATGCTGGCCGACCGGACCTTCGCCCAGTTCTCGCAG GACATTGGCCTCGCATCCCTGGGGGTCTCGGACGAGGAAATTGAGAAGCTGTCCACG CTGTACTGGTTCACGGTGGAGTTTGGGCTCTGCAAACAGAACGGCGAGGTGAAGGCCTACGGGGCTGGGCTGCTGTCCTCCTATGGGGAGCTCCTG CACTCCCTGTCCGAGGAGCCCGAGATCCGGGCCTTCGACCCCGACGCGGCGGCCGTGCAGCCCTACCAGGACCAGACCTACCAGCCCGTCTACTTCGTGTCTGAGAGTTTCAGTGACGCCAAGAACAAGCTCag GAGCTACGCCTCCCGCATCCAGCGCCCCTTCTCGGTGAAGTTCGACCCGTACACGCTGGCCGTCGACGTGCTGGACAGCCCCCACGCCATCCGGCGCTCCCTGGAGGGCGTCCAGGACGAGCTGCATGCCCTCGCCCACGCGCTGAGCGCCATCGGCTAG